In a single window of the Thermus albus genome:
- the ftsH gene encoding ATP-dependent zinc metalloprotease FtsH — protein MPQRINPFTLIFLLLLGYLAYTAFTGPPAPTLSYTEFRTLVREGRVAEVTLEDTRILGTLKEPERLPTPQGGSQVARRFAVPLPPAQVADPELLRFLEENGVRILTKPPSFWPQFLLYLGPTVLLILFFWFFFMRAQGGAGQVMQFGQSRAKLYGKEKQVGTTFKDVAGHEEAKRELMEVVDFLKNPKKYLELGAEIPKGVLLVGPPGTGKTLLARAVAGEAGVPFFSVSASEFMEMFVGVGASRVRSLFEDARRNAPSIIFIDELDSIGRKRGAGIGGGHDEREQTLNQILSEMDGFEKDTSVIVLAATNRPDILDPALLRPGRFDRQVVVGLPALEERRDILLVHMRGKPIAEDVDALELAHLTPGFSGADLKNLVNEAALLAARAGAKQVRKEHFLKALDKIVLGLERPALKLSEEEKRAVAYHEAGHAVVGEVLPHADKTEKVSIVPRGMALGARWSKPEERVLVSKDHLMDELAVLMAGRVAEELFTGTVTTGAQDDFKRATQIAKRMVLDWGMGEHFRNIAWGSDSGPIFLGEEIAKKKDHSEETARLIDQDIRKILDEAYAKARQVLMAHAEAMHRIAEELLREETIPGERVRAILKETQAVQRASEEGA, from the coding sequence TTGCCGCAGCGGATTAACCCTTTCACCCTGATCTTTTTGCTCCTTCTAGGCTATCTGGCCTACACCGCCTTCACGGGCCCTCCGGCTCCCACCCTTTCCTACACCGAATTCCGTACCCTCGTGCGGGAAGGAAGGGTGGCCGAAGTAACCTTGGAGGACACCCGCATTCTGGGTACCCTTAAGGAACCCGAGCGCCTCCCCACCCCCCAAGGGGGAAGCCAGGTGGCGAGGCGCTTTGCCGTACCCCTGCCTCCGGCCCAGGTGGCGGACCCGGAGCTCCTACGCTTTCTGGAGGAAAACGGGGTCAGAATCCTCACCAAACCCCCTTCCTTCTGGCCCCAGTTCCTCCTCTACCTGGGCCCCACGGTCCTCCTCATCCTCTTCTTCTGGTTCTTCTTCATGCGGGCCCAAGGTGGGGCCGGCCAGGTGATGCAGTTCGGCCAGAGCCGGGCCAAACTCTATGGCAAGGAGAAGCAGGTGGGCACCACCTTCAAGGACGTGGCCGGCCACGAGGAGGCCAAGCGGGAGCTGATGGAGGTGGTGGACTTCCTCAAAAATCCCAAGAAGTACCTGGAGCTAGGGGCAGAAATCCCCAAAGGCGTCCTCCTGGTGGGGCCACCAGGAACCGGCAAAACCCTCCTGGCCCGGGCGGTGGCGGGGGAGGCCGGGGTGCCCTTCTTCTCCGTCTCCGCCAGCGAGTTCATGGAGATGTTCGTGGGGGTGGGGGCAAGCCGGGTGCGAAGCCTCTTTGAGGATGCCCGCAGGAACGCCCCCAGCATCATCTTCATCGACGAGCTGGACTCCATCGGCCGCAAGCGGGGGGCGGGCATCGGGGGTGGCCACGACGAGAGGGAACAGACGCTAAACCAGATCCTTTCCGAGATGGACGGCTTTGAGAAGGACACCTCGGTCATCGTCCTGGCCGCCACCAACCGCCCGGATATCCTGGATCCGGCCCTTTTGCGCCCCGGGCGGTTTGACCGCCAGGTGGTGGTGGGCCTTCCCGCCCTCGAGGAGCGCCGGGATATCCTCCTGGTCCACATGCGGGGCAAACCCATTGCCGAGGACGTGGACGCCCTGGAGTTGGCCCACCTCACCCCGGGCTTTTCCGGGGCCGACCTCAAGAACCTGGTAAACGAGGCGGCCCTGCTGGCGGCCCGGGCCGGCGCTAAGCAAGTCCGCAAGGAGCACTTCCTCAAGGCCCTGGACAAGATCGTCTTGGGCCTGGAGCGGCCCGCCCTAAAGCTTTCCGAGGAGGAGAAAAGGGCCGTGGCCTACCACGAGGCGGGGCATGCCGTGGTGGGGGAGGTCCTGCCCCACGCCGACAAAACCGAGAAGGTCTCCATCGTCCCTAGGGGCATGGCCTTGGGCGCCCGCTGGAGCAAGCCGGAGGAGAGGGTCTTGGTCTCCAAGGACCACCTCATGGACGAGCTGGCCGTCCTCATGGCGGGCCGGGTGGCGGAGGAGCTTTTCACCGGCACCGTGACCACCGGGGCCCAGGACGACTTCAAGCGGGCCACCCAGATCGCCAAGCGCATGGTTCTGGACTGGGGCATGGGGGAGCACTTCAGGAACATCGCTTGGGGTTCGGACTCGGGTCCCATCTTCCTGGGAGAGGAGATCGCCAAGAAAAAGGACCACTCCGAGGAAACCGCCCGCCTCATTGACCAGGACATCCGCAAAATCCTGGACGAGGCCTACGCCAAGGCCCGCCAGGTTCTCATGGCCCATGC